From a single Prosthecobacter sp. genomic region:
- a CDS encoding sigma-70 family RNA polymerase sigma factor, which translates to MQDSSLSAPAAPIASLPGPAQNSSAAEDRILVDRAQAGDTHAFDDLVRKYTPKLYGLVYNMTSNREDTADLLQDVFAKAYRSIKRFMGKSSFYTWIYSIAVNMTLNFLKKRGRHHKVSLDDVDTGIENDPEFIRVTTANTGTLREVNIHELQKRLNTAMMKLSEDHRTVVTLYDVQGLQHAEISKILGVSEGTVRSRLFYAHRLLQTYLEDFVK; encoded by the coding sequence ATGCAAGATTCATCCCTCAGCGCTCCGGCGGCCCCCATCGCTTCGCTGCCCGGGCCTGCACAGAACAGCAGCGCCGCGGAGGATCGCATCCTCGTGGACAGGGCGCAGGCGGGCGACACACACGCGTTTGACGACCTGGTGCGCAAATACACGCCGAAGCTCTACGGCCTCGTTTACAACATGACCTCGAACCGGGAGGACACCGCCGACCTGCTGCAGGATGTGTTTGCCAAGGCCTACCGCTCCATCAAGCGCTTCATGGGCAAGTCCTCGTTCTACACATGGATCTATTCCATCGCGGTGAACATGACTTTGAACTTTCTTAAGAAGCGGGGCCGCCATCACAAGGTCAGTCTTGACGATGTAGATACGGGCATTGAGAACGACCCGGAGTTCATCCGTGTGACCACGGCCAACACAGGCACGCTCCGCGAAGTGAACATCCATGAGCTGCAAAAAAGGTTGAACACAGCCATGATGAAGCTGTCGGAAGATCACCGCACGGTGGTGACCCTTTACGATGTCCAGGGTCTCCAGCATGCCGAAATCAGCAAGATACTCGGAGTCTCGGAAGGGACAGTCAGATCAAGGTTATTTTACGCTCATCGATTGCTCCAG